From Acipenser ruthenus chromosome 2, fAciRut3.2 maternal haplotype, whole genome shotgun sequence, a single genomic window includes:
- the LOC117403829 gene encoding C-X-C motif chemokine 11-1-like → MKITAVALCALLLLVAITEGRIVSSGQKCLCIGKGLHFIKTKLIRNIQVFQKSITCDQVEIIATFKKTGKQVCLKPNSKRVKKILDRLLNKRGLKQQSKRRQGKKTKAFLSH, encoded by the exons ATGAAAATAACTGCAGTTGCTCTTTGTGCTCTTCTTCTTTTGGTTGCAATAACTGAAG GAAGAATTGTTTCCTCTGGTCAGAAATGTCTTTGCATTGGAAAAGGATTACATTTTATCAAAACTAAACTCATTCGCAATATACAGGTTTTTCAGAAGAGTATCACCTGTGACCAAGTTGAAATCAT TGCCACATTTAAGAAGACTGGGAAGCAAGTATGTCTTAAGCCGAATTCCAAGAGGGTGAAGAAGATTCTTGATAGGCTTTTAAACAAACG AGGACTCAAACAACAATCAAAGAGAAGACAAGGGAAGAAAACAAAAGCGTTTTTATCCCATTGA
- the LOC117404080 gene encoding protein RUFY3-like isoform X1 yields the protein MRSSCLKMAEQRTASPGSLQVSESLESDLITDRDRPTQKEKNGYISRGGNDCLSPTSVIYFNKTSSEKVTADSGRSVQFRSEDLPLPTLQQYAISKIKNRNPKDPIAIERLNLMNMAKLSIKGLIESALNLGRTLDSDYAPLQQFFVVMEHCLKHGLKTKKTFLGQNKSFWGPLELVEKLTPEAGEITASVKDLPGLKTPIGRGRAWLRLALMQKKLSDYMKTLINRKDLLSEFYEPNALMMEEEGAVIAGLLVGLNVIDANLCMKGEDLDSQVGVIDFSMYLKDGGHTSKSTEGDGQITAILDQKNYVEELNRHLSASVNNLQAKVDALEKSNTKLTEELAVANNRIITMQEEVERVKEESCYLLESNRKVSKADGSADGHVLGDARKQLKEETQLRLDVEKELEVQIGMKQEMELSMKMLEKDICEKQDALVALRQQLDDLRSLNHEFSLKSQTSDSALKQKSEIISRLEDKASQLTATIKQLELRFRQAEDQRQSAEEANRLFKQEFGDKIESLQLELEQTRKQRYHLEMELRKERERRTIHHNNNSSGDKSSSPQIKTYKQQMAEIEKELQQVKDENFKLKTVLDESLNSSTSLSQTEDEQIPPFIEPSICKLCEEEDSLTRPKNSCKNCSGIFCESCLANELPLPSSIQPEHVCSACHTMLMQQYSASPS from the exons ATGAGAAGCAGCTGCCTGAAGATGGCGGAGCAGCGAACAGCATCACCAGGAAGCCTTCAAGTTTCTGAAAGTTTAGAGTCAGACCTTATTACGGACAGAGACAGACccacacagaaagaaaaaaacggaTACATTTCTCGCGGTGGAAACGACTGCTTGTCTCCTACTTCGGTGatctattttaataaaacatcttCGGAGAAAGTGACTGCTGACTCTGGAAGAAGTGTCCAGTTTCGTAGCGAAGACTTGCCACTTCCCACTTTACAGCAATATGCTATTTCAAAAATCAAGAATAGAA ACCCCAAGGATCCTATTGCAATCGAAAGGCTGAACCTCATGAATATGGCTAAGCTGAGCATTAAGGGACTGATAGAGTCTGCACTGAATCTGGGGCGGACACTGGACTCGGACTATGCGCCCCTTCAACAGTTCTTTGTTGTGATGGAACACTGTCTTAAACATGGGCTAAAAA ccaagAAAACATTCCTTGGACAGAATAAGTCGTTTTGGGGACCTTTGGAGTTGGTGGAAAAATTAACGCCTGAAGCAGGAGAAATAACAGCCAGTGTAAAGGACCTGCCTGGACTGAA AACCCCGATTGGCAGAGGAAGAGCCTGGCTGCGTCTGGCATTGATGCAGAAGAAGCTCTCTGATTATATGAAGACTTTGATTAACAGAAAGGATCTTCTTAG TGAGTTCTATGAACCAAATGCCTTGATGATGGAGGAGGAAGGAGCTGTGATTGCTGGACTGCTGGTCGGGCTCAATGTTATTGATGCAAATCTCTGTATGAAAGGAGAAGATCTAGATTCGCAG GTTGGGGTTATAGATTTCTCTATGTATTTGAAGGATGGAGGTCACACCAGCAAAAGCACTGAAGG GGATGGACAAATTACAGCAATTCTGGACCAGAAGAACTATGTTGAAGAACTTAACAGACATCTAAG TGCTTCAGTGAACAACCTGCAGGCAAAGGTTGACGCTTTAGAAAAGTCAAACACGAAACTAACAGAAGAG cTTGCAGTTGCCAACAACAGGATCATAACAATGCAGGAAGAAGTAGAGCGAGTAAAAGAGGAGAGCTGTTATCTTTTGGAGTCAAACCGCAAG GTGTCAAAAGCGGATGGGAGTGCAGATGGACATGTACTTGGTGACGCACGAAAACAGCTCAAGGAAGAAACTCAGCTCCGTCTG GATGTAGAAAAGGAGCTGGAAGTGCAGATTGGCATGAAACAAGAGATGGAGCTCTCCATGAAGATGCTGGAAAAAGACATCTGTGAAAAGCAGGATGCATTGGTGGCACTCCGACAGCAGCTGGATGACCTCAGGTCACTCAATCATGAATTTTCACTCAAGTCACAG ACCTCTGACTCTGCATTAAAACAGAAGAGTGAAATTATCAGTCGCTTAGAAGACAAAGCAAGTCAGTTGACAGCAACCATTAAACAACTGGAATTAAG ATTTCGGCAAGCAGAGGATCAGCGTCAGTCAGCTGAAGAGGCCAACAGACTGTTCAAGCAGGAGTTCGGAGACAAGATTGAGAGCCtgcagctggagctggagcagacgaGAAAGCAGCG ATACCATTTGGAGATGGAATTGAGAaaggaaagagagaggaggaCCATTCATCACAATAATAATTCATCAGGAGATAAAAGCTCTTCCCCGCAGATAAAAACTTACAAACAGCAAATGGCAGAGATAGAAAAG gaGCTTCAGCAAGTTAAAGATGAAAATTTTAAGTTAAAAACTGTTTTAGATGAAAGCCTCAACTCAAGCac GTCACTATCACAAACTGAAGATGAACAG attcCACCCTTCATTGAGCCATCGATCTGCAAGCTGTGTGAGGAGGAAGATTCCTTAACAAGACCCAAG aacTCGTGTAAAAACTGCAGTGGGATCTTCTGTGAGAGCTGTTTAGCAAATGAGTTGCCTCTGCCCTCCTCCATCCAGCCGGAGCATGTTTGCAGTGCATGCCACACAATGCTGATGCAGCAGTACTCAGCAAGCCCATCCTAA
- the LOC117404080 gene encoding protein RUFY3-like isoform X4 yields MRSSCLKMAEQRTASPGSLQVSESLESDLITDRDRPTQKEKNGYISRGGNDCLSPTSVIYFNKTSSEKVTADSGRSVQFRSEDLPLPTLQQYAISKIKNRNPKDPIAIERLNLMNMAKLSIKGLIESALNLGRTLDSDYAPLQQFFVVMEHCLKHGLKTKKTFLGQNKSFWGPLELVEKLTPEAGEITASVKDLPGLKTPIGRGRAWLRLALMQKKLSDYMKTLINRKDLLSEFYEPNALMMEEEGAVIAGLLVGLNVIDANLCMKGEDLDSQVGVIDFSMYLKDGGHTSKSTEGDGQITAILDQKNYVEELNRHLSASVNNLQAKVDALEKSNTKLTEELAVANNRIITMQEEVERVKEESCYLLESNRKVSKADGSADGHVLGDARKQLKEETQLRLDVEKELEVQIGMKQEMELSMKMLEKDICEKQDALVALRQQLDDLRSLNHEFSLKSQTSDSALKQKSEIISRLEDKASQLTATIKQLELSEMDMVKQAKNLNSAASKLIQKPH; encoded by the exons ATGAGAAGCAGCTGCCTGAAGATGGCGGAGCAGCGAACAGCATCACCAGGAAGCCTTCAAGTTTCTGAAAGTTTAGAGTCAGACCTTATTACGGACAGAGACAGACccacacagaaagaaaaaaacggaTACATTTCTCGCGGTGGAAACGACTGCTTGTCTCCTACTTCGGTGatctattttaataaaacatcttCGGAGAAAGTGACTGCTGACTCTGGAAGAAGTGTCCAGTTTCGTAGCGAAGACTTGCCACTTCCCACTTTACAGCAATATGCTATTTCAAAAATCAAGAATAGAA ACCCCAAGGATCCTATTGCAATCGAAAGGCTGAACCTCATGAATATGGCTAAGCTGAGCATTAAGGGACTGATAGAGTCTGCACTGAATCTGGGGCGGACACTGGACTCGGACTATGCGCCCCTTCAACAGTTCTTTGTTGTGATGGAACACTGTCTTAAACATGGGCTAAAAA ccaagAAAACATTCCTTGGACAGAATAAGTCGTTTTGGGGACCTTTGGAGTTGGTGGAAAAATTAACGCCTGAAGCAGGAGAAATAACAGCCAGTGTAAAGGACCTGCCTGGACTGAA AACCCCGATTGGCAGAGGAAGAGCCTGGCTGCGTCTGGCATTGATGCAGAAGAAGCTCTCTGATTATATGAAGACTTTGATTAACAGAAAGGATCTTCTTAG TGAGTTCTATGAACCAAATGCCTTGATGATGGAGGAGGAAGGAGCTGTGATTGCTGGACTGCTGGTCGGGCTCAATGTTATTGATGCAAATCTCTGTATGAAAGGAGAAGATCTAGATTCGCAG GTTGGGGTTATAGATTTCTCTATGTATTTGAAGGATGGAGGTCACACCAGCAAAAGCACTGAAGG GGATGGACAAATTACAGCAATTCTGGACCAGAAGAACTATGTTGAAGAACTTAACAGACATCTAAG TGCTTCAGTGAACAACCTGCAGGCAAAGGTTGACGCTTTAGAAAAGTCAAACACGAAACTAACAGAAGAG cTTGCAGTTGCCAACAACAGGATCATAACAATGCAGGAAGAAGTAGAGCGAGTAAAAGAGGAGAGCTGTTATCTTTTGGAGTCAAACCGCAAG GTGTCAAAAGCGGATGGGAGTGCAGATGGACATGTACTTGGTGACGCACGAAAACAGCTCAAGGAAGAAACTCAGCTCCGTCTG GATGTAGAAAAGGAGCTGGAAGTGCAGATTGGCATGAAACAAGAGATGGAGCTCTCCATGAAGATGCTGGAAAAAGACATCTGTGAAAAGCAGGATGCATTGGTGGCACTCCGACAGCAGCTGGATGACCTCAGGTCACTCAATCATGAATTTTCACTCAAGTCACAG ACCTCTGACTCTGCATTAAAACAGAAGAGTGAAATTATCAGTCGCTTAGAAGACAAAGCAAGTCAGTTGACAGCAACCATTAAACAACTGGAATTAAG TGAAATGGATATGGTGAAACAGGCCAAGAACCTCAATTCTGCTGCAAGCAAACTTATCCAGAAACCGCATTAG
- the LOC117404080 gene encoding protein RUFY3-like isoform X2 translates to MSDQTPQSDAPTPTTDKITQAARETIYLCNFRVSVDGEWLCLRELNDISLTPDPEPVHEGSWEDLTDLVEQMQMLDEFKDPKDPIAIERLNLMNMAKLSIKGLIESALNLGRTLDSDYAPLQQFFVVMEHCLKHGLKTKKTFLGQNKSFWGPLELVEKLTPEAGEITASVKDLPGLKTPIGRGRAWLRLALMQKKLSDYMKTLINRKDLLSEFYEPNALMMEEEGAVIAGLLVGLNVIDANLCMKGEDLDSQVGVIDFSMYLKDGGHTSKSTEGDGQITAILDQKNYVEELNRHLSASVNNLQAKVDALEKSNTKLTEELAVANNRIITMQEEVERVKEESCYLLESNRKVSKADGSADGHVLGDARKQLKEETQLRLDVEKELEVQIGMKQEMELSMKMLEKDICEKQDALVALRQQLDDLRSLNHEFSLKSQTSDSALKQKSEIISRLEDKASQLTATIKQLELRFRQAEDQRQSAEEANRLFKQEFGDKIESLQLELEQTRKQRYHLEMELRKERERRTIHHNNNSSGDKSSSPQIKTYKQQMAEIEKELQQVKDENFKLKTVLDESLNSSTSLSQTEDEQIPPFIEPSICKLCEEEDSLTRPKNSCKNCSGIFCESCLANELPLPSSIQPEHVCSACHTMLMQQYSASPS, encoded by the exons ATGTCTGATCAGACGCCACAGAGCGATGCCCCAACCCCCACCACAGACAAGATCACACAGGCTGCCAGGGAGACCATTTACCTTTGCAACTTTCGGGTCTCCGTGGATGGAGAATGGCTTTGCTTAAGAGAACTGAATGACATTTCCCTAACTCCAGACCCAGAGCCAGTTCACGAAG GCTCATGGGAGGATTTGACAGATTTGGTGGAGCAAATGCAAATGCTTGATGAGTTTAAAG ACCCCAAGGATCCTATTGCAATCGAAAGGCTGAACCTCATGAATATGGCTAAGCTGAGCATTAAGGGACTGATAGAGTCTGCACTGAATCTGGGGCGGACACTGGACTCGGACTATGCGCCCCTTCAACAGTTCTTTGTTGTGATGGAACACTGTCTTAAACATGGGCTAAAAA ccaagAAAACATTCCTTGGACAGAATAAGTCGTTTTGGGGACCTTTGGAGTTGGTGGAAAAATTAACGCCTGAAGCAGGAGAAATAACAGCCAGTGTAAAGGACCTGCCTGGACTGAA AACCCCGATTGGCAGAGGAAGAGCCTGGCTGCGTCTGGCATTGATGCAGAAGAAGCTCTCTGATTATATGAAGACTTTGATTAACAGAAAGGATCTTCTTAG TGAGTTCTATGAACCAAATGCCTTGATGATGGAGGAGGAAGGAGCTGTGATTGCTGGACTGCTGGTCGGGCTCAATGTTATTGATGCAAATCTCTGTATGAAAGGAGAAGATCTAGATTCGCAG GTTGGGGTTATAGATTTCTCTATGTATTTGAAGGATGGAGGTCACACCAGCAAAAGCACTGAAGG GGATGGACAAATTACAGCAATTCTGGACCAGAAGAACTATGTTGAAGAACTTAACAGACATCTAAG TGCTTCAGTGAACAACCTGCAGGCAAAGGTTGACGCTTTAGAAAAGTCAAACACGAAACTAACAGAAGAG cTTGCAGTTGCCAACAACAGGATCATAACAATGCAGGAAGAAGTAGAGCGAGTAAAAGAGGAGAGCTGTTATCTTTTGGAGTCAAACCGCAAG GTGTCAAAAGCGGATGGGAGTGCAGATGGACATGTACTTGGTGACGCACGAAAACAGCTCAAGGAAGAAACTCAGCTCCGTCTG GATGTAGAAAAGGAGCTGGAAGTGCAGATTGGCATGAAACAAGAGATGGAGCTCTCCATGAAGATGCTGGAAAAAGACATCTGTGAAAAGCAGGATGCATTGGTGGCACTCCGACAGCAGCTGGATGACCTCAGGTCACTCAATCATGAATTTTCACTCAAGTCACAG ACCTCTGACTCTGCATTAAAACAGAAGAGTGAAATTATCAGTCGCTTAGAAGACAAAGCAAGTCAGTTGACAGCAACCATTAAACAACTGGAATTAAG ATTTCGGCAAGCAGAGGATCAGCGTCAGTCAGCTGAAGAGGCCAACAGACTGTTCAAGCAGGAGTTCGGAGACAAGATTGAGAGCCtgcagctggagctggagcagacgaGAAAGCAGCG ATACCATTTGGAGATGGAATTGAGAaaggaaagagagaggaggaCCATTCATCACAATAATAATTCATCAGGAGATAAAAGCTCTTCCCCGCAGATAAAAACTTACAAACAGCAAATGGCAGAGATAGAAAAG gaGCTTCAGCAAGTTAAAGATGAAAATTTTAAGTTAAAAACTGTTTTAGATGAAAGCCTCAACTCAAGCac GTCACTATCACAAACTGAAGATGAACAG attcCACCCTTCATTGAGCCATCGATCTGCAAGCTGTGTGAGGAGGAAGATTCCTTAACAAGACCCAAG aacTCGTGTAAAAACTGCAGTGGGATCTTCTGTGAGAGCTGTTTAGCAAATGAGTTGCCTCTGCCCTCCTCCATCCAGCCGGAGCATGTTTGCAGTGCATGCCACACAATGCTGATGCAGCAGTACTCAGCAAGCCCATCCTAA
- the LOC117404080 gene encoding protein RUFY3-like isoform X5 has translation MSDQTPQSDAPTPTTDKITQAARETIYLCNFRVSVDGEWLCLRELNDISLTPDPEPVHEGSWEDLTDLVEQMQMLDEFKDPKDPIAIERLNLMNMAKLSIKGLIESALNLGRTLDSDYAPLQQFFVVMEHCLKHGLKTKKTFLGQNKSFWGPLELVEKLTPEAGEITASVKDLPGLKTPIGRGRAWLRLALMQKKLSDYMKTLINRKDLLSEFYEPNALMMEEEGAVIAGLLVGLNVIDANLCMKGEDLDSQVGVIDFSMYLKDGGHTSKSTEGDGQITAILDQKNYVEELNRHLSASVNNLQAKVDALEKSNTKLTEELAVANNRIITMQEEVERVKEESCYLLESNRKVSKADGSADGHVLGDARKQLKEETQLRLDVEKELEVQIGMKQEMELSMKMLEKDICEKQDALVALRQQLDDLRSLNHEFSLKSQTSDSALKQKSEIISRLEDKASQLTATIKQLELSEMDMVKQAKNLNSAASKLIQKPH, from the exons ATGTCTGATCAGACGCCACAGAGCGATGCCCCAACCCCCACCACAGACAAGATCACACAGGCTGCCAGGGAGACCATTTACCTTTGCAACTTTCGGGTCTCCGTGGATGGAGAATGGCTTTGCTTAAGAGAACTGAATGACATTTCCCTAACTCCAGACCCAGAGCCAGTTCACGAAG GCTCATGGGAGGATTTGACAGATTTGGTGGAGCAAATGCAAATGCTTGATGAGTTTAAAG ACCCCAAGGATCCTATTGCAATCGAAAGGCTGAACCTCATGAATATGGCTAAGCTGAGCATTAAGGGACTGATAGAGTCTGCACTGAATCTGGGGCGGACACTGGACTCGGACTATGCGCCCCTTCAACAGTTCTTTGTTGTGATGGAACACTGTCTTAAACATGGGCTAAAAA ccaagAAAACATTCCTTGGACAGAATAAGTCGTTTTGGGGACCTTTGGAGTTGGTGGAAAAATTAACGCCTGAAGCAGGAGAAATAACAGCCAGTGTAAAGGACCTGCCTGGACTGAA AACCCCGATTGGCAGAGGAAGAGCCTGGCTGCGTCTGGCATTGATGCAGAAGAAGCTCTCTGATTATATGAAGACTTTGATTAACAGAAAGGATCTTCTTAG TGAGTTCTATGAACCAAATGCCTTGATGATGGAGGAGGAAGGAGCTGTGATTGCTGGACTGCTGGTCGGGCTCAATGTTATTGATGCAAATCTCTGTATGAAAGGAGAAGATCTAGATTCGCAG GTTGGGGTTATAGATTTCTCTATGTATTTGAAGGATGGAGGTCACACCAGCAAAAGCACTGAAGG GGATGGACAAATTACAGCAATTCTGGACCAGAAGAACTATGTTGAAGAACTTAACAGACATCTAAG TGCTTCAGTGAACAACCTGCAGGCAAAGGTTGACGCTTTAGAAAAGTCAAACACGAAACTAACAGAAGAG cTTGCAGTTGCCAACAACAGGATCATAACAATGCAGGAAGAAGTAGAGCGAGTAAAAGAGGAGAGCTGTTATCTTTTGGAGTCAAACCGCAAG GTGTCAAAAGCGGATGGGAGTGCAGATGGACATGTACTTGGTGACGCACGAAAACAGCTCAAGGAAGAAACTCAGCTCCGTCTG GATGTAGAAAAGGAGCTGGAAGTGCAGATTGGCATGAAACAAGAGATGGAGCTCTCCATGAAGATGCTGGAAAAAGACATCTGTGAAAAGCAGGATGCATTGGTGGCACTCCGACAGCAGCTGGATGACCTCAGGTCACTCAATCATGAATTTTCACTCAAGTCACAG ACCTCTGACTCTGCATTAAAACAGAAGAGTGAAATTATCAGTCGCTTAGAAGACAAAGCAAGTCAGTTGACAGCAACCATTAAACAACTGGAATTAAG TGAAATGGATATGGTGAAACAGGCCAAGAACCTCAATTCTGCTGCAAGCAAACTTATCCAGAAACCGCATTAG
- the LOC117404080 gene encoding protein RUFY3-like isoform X6 encodes MSDQTPQSDAPTPTTDKITQAARETIYLCNFRVSVDGEWLCLRELNDISLTPDPEPVHEDPKDPIAIERLNLMNMAKLSIKGLIESALNLGRTLDSDYAPLQQFFVVMEHCLKHGLKTKKTFLGQNKSFWGPLELVEKLTPEAGEITASVKDLPGLKTPIGRGRAWLRLALMQKKLSDYMKTLINRKDLLSEFYEPNALMMEEEGAVIAGLLVGLNVIDANLCMKGEDLDSQVGVIDFSMYLKDGGHTSKSTEGDGQITAILDQKNYVEELNRHLSASVNNLQAKVDALEKSNTKLTEELAVANNRIITMQEEVERVKEESCYLLESNRKVSKADGSADGHVLGDARKQLKEETQLRLDVEKELEVQIGMKQEMELSMKMLEKDICEKQDALVALRQQLDDLRSLNHEFSLKSQTSDSALKQKSEIISRLEDKASQLTATIKQLELSEMDMVKQAKNLNSAASKLIQKPH; translated from the exons ATGTCTGATCAGACGCCACAGAGCGATGCCCCAACCCCCACCACAGACAAGATCACACAGGCTGCCAGGGAGACCATTTACCTTTGCAACTTTCGGGTCTCCGTGGATGGAGAATGGCTTTGCTTAAGAGAACTGAATGACATTTCCCTAACTCCAGACCCAGAGCCAGTTCACGAAG ACCCCAAGGATCCTATTGCAATCGAAAGGCTGAACCTCATGAATATGGCTAAGCTGAGCATTAAGGGACTGATAGAGTCTGCACTGAATCTGGGGCGGACACTGGACTCGGACTATGCGCCCCTTCAACAGTTCTTTGTTGTGATGGAACACTGTCTTAAACATGGGCTAAAAA ccaagAAAACATTCCTTGGACAGAATAAGTCGTTTTGGGGACCTTTGGAGTTGGTGGAAAAATTAACGCCTGAAGCAGGAGAAATAACAGCCAGTGTAAAGGACCTGCCTGGACTGAA AACCCCGATTGGCAGAGGAAGAGCCTGGCTGCGTCTGGCATTGATGCAGAAGAAGCTCTCTGATTATATGAAGACTTTGATTAACAGAAAGGATCTTCTTAG TGAGTTCTATGAACCAAATGCCTTGATGATGGAGGAGGAAGGAGCTGTGATTGCTGGACTGCTGGTCGGGCTCAATGTTATTGATGCAAATCTCTGTATGAAAGGAGAAGATCTAGATTCGCAG GTTGGGGTTATAGATTTCTCTATGTATTTGAAGGATGGAGGTCACACCAGCAAAAGCACTGAAGG GGATGGACAAATTACAGCAATTCTGGACCAGAAGAACTATGTTGAAGAACTTAACAGACATCTAAG TGCTTCAGTGAACAACCTGCAGGCAAAGGTTGACGCTTTAGAAAAGTCAAACACGAAACTAACAGAAGAG cTTGCAGTTGCCAACAACAGGATCATAACAATGCAGGAAGAAGTAGAGCGAGTAAAAGAGGAGAGCTGTTATCTTTTGGAGTCAAACCGCAAG GTGTCAAAAGCGGATGGGAGTGCAGATGGACATGTACTTGGTGACGCACGAAAACAGCTCAAGGAAGAAACTCAGCTCCGTCTG GATGTAGAAAAGGAGCTGGAAGTGCAGATTGGCATGAAACAAGAGATGGAGCTCTCCATGAAGATGCTGGAAAAAGACATCTGTGAAAAGCAGGATGCATTGGTGGCACTCCGACAGCAGCTGGATGACCTCAGGTCACTCAATCATGAATTTTCACTCAAGTCACAG ACCTCTGACTCTGCATTAAAACAGAAGAGTGAAATTATCAGTCGCTTAGAAGACAAAGCAAGTCAGTTGACAGCAACCATTAAACAACTGGAATTAAG TGAAATGGATATGGTGAAACAGGCCAAGAACCTCAATTCTGCTGCAAGCAAACTTATCCAGAAACCGCATTAG
- the LOC117404080 gene encoding protein RUFY3-like isoform X3 — MSDQTPQSDAPTPTTDKITQAARETIYLCNFRVSVDGEWLCLRELNDISLTPDPEPVHEDPKDPIAIERLNLMNMAKLSIKGLIESALNLGRTLDSDYAPLQQFFVVMEHCLKHGLKTKKTFLGQNKSFWGPLELVEKLTPEAGEITASVKDLPGLKTPIGRGRAWLRLALMQKKLSDYMKTLINRKDLLSEFYEPNALMMEEEGAVIAGLLVGLNVIDANLCMKGEDLDSQVGVIDFSMYLKDGGHTSKSTEGDGQITAILDQKNYVEELNRHLSASVNNLQAKVDALEKSNTKLTEELAVANNRIITMQEEVERVKEESCYLLESNRKVSKADGSADGHVLGDARKQLKEETQLRLDVEKELEVQIGMKQEMELSMKMLEKDICEKQDALVALRQQLDDLRSLNHEFSLKSQTSDSALKQKSEIISRLEDKASQLTATIKQLELRFRQAEDQRQSAEEANRLFKQEFGDKIESLQLELEQTRKQRYHLEMELRKERERRTIHHNNNSSGDKSSSPQIKTYKQQMAEIEKELQQVKDENFKLKTVLDESLNSSTSLSQTEDEQIPPFIEPSICKLCEEEDSLTRPKNSCKNCSGIFCESCLANELPLPSSIQPEHVCSACHTMLMQQYSASPS, encoded by the exons ATGTCTGATCAGACGCCACAGAGCGATGCCCCAACCCCCACCACAGACAAGATCACACAGGCTGCCAGGGAGACCATTTACCTTTGCAACTTTCGGGTCTCCGTGGATGGAGAATGGCTTTGCTTAAGAGAACTGAATGACATTTCCCTAACTCCAGACCCAGAGCCAGTTCACGAAG ACCCCAAGGATCCTATTGCAATCGAAAGGCTGAACCTCATGAATATGGCTAAGCTGAGCATTAAGGGACTGATAGAGTCTGCACTGAATCTGGGGCGGACACTGGACTCGGACTATGCGCCCCTTCAACAGTTCTTTGTTGTGATGGAACACTGTCTTAAACATGGGCTAAAAA ccaagAAAACATTCCTTGGACAGAATAAGTCGTTTTGGGGACCTTTGGAGTTGGTGGAAAAATTAACGCCTGAAGCAGGAGAAATAACAGCCAGTGTAAAGGACCTGCCTGGACTGAA AACCCCGATTGGCAGAGGAAGAGCCTGGCTGCGTCTGGCATTGATGCAGAAGAAGCTCTCTGATTATATGAAGACTTTGATTAACAGAAAGGATCTTCTTAG TGAGTTCTATGAACCAAATGCCTTGATGATGGAGGAGGAAGGAGCTGTGATTGCTGGACTGCTGGTCGGGCTCAATGTTATTGATGCAAATCTCTGTATGAAAGGAGAAGATCTAGATTCGCAG GTTGGGGTTATAGATTTCTCTATGTATTTGAAGGATGGAGGTCACACCAGCAAAAGCACTGAAGG GGATGGACAAATTACAGCAATTCTGGACCAGAAGAACTATGTTGAAGAACTTAACAGACATCTAAG TGCTTCAGTGAACAACCTGCAGGCAAAGGTTGACGCTTTAGAAAAGTCAAACACGAAACTAACAGAAGAG cTTGCAGTTGCCAACAACAGGATCATAACAATGCAGGAAGAAGTAGAGCGAGTAAAAGAGGAGAGCTGTTATCTTTTGGAGTCAAACCGCAAG GTGTCAAAAGCGGATGGGAGTGCAGATGGACATGTACTTGGTGACGCACGAAAACAGCTCAAGGAAGAAACTCAGCTCCGTCTG GATGTAGAAAAGGAGCTGGAAGTGCAGATTGGCATGAAACAAGAGATGGAGCTCTCCATGAAGATGCTGGAAAAAGACATCTGTGAAAAGCAGGATGCATTGGTGGCACTCCGACAGCAGCTGGATGACCTCAGGTCACTCAATCATGAATTTTCACTCAAGTCACAG ACCTCTGACTCTGCATTAAAACAGAAGAGTGAAATTATCAGTCGCTTAGAAGACAAAGCAAGTCAGTTGACAGCAACCATTAAACAACTGGAATTAAG ATTTCGGCAAGCAGAGGATCAGCGTCAGTCAGCTGAAGAGGCCAACAGACTGTTCAAGCAGGAGTTCGGAGACAAGATTGAGAGCCtgcagctggagctggagcagacgaGAAAGCAGCG ATACCATTTGGAGATGGAATTGAGAaaggaaagagagaggaggaCCATTCATCACAATAATAATTCATCAGGAGATAAAAGCTCTTCCCCGCAGATAAAAACTTACAAACAGCAAATGGCAGAGATAGAAAAG gaGCTTCAGCAAGTTAAAGATGAAAATTTTAAGTTAAAAACTGTTTTAGATGAAAGCCTCAACTCAAGCac GTCACTATCACAAACTGAAGATGAACAG attcCACCCTTCATTGAGCCATCGATCTGCAAGCTGTGTGAGGAGGAAGATTCCTTAACAAGACCCAAG aacTCGTGTAAAAACTGCAGTGGGATCTTCTGTGAGAGCTGTTTAGCAAATGAGTTGCCTCTGCCCTCCTCCATCCAGCCGGAGCATGTTTGCAGTGCATGCCACACAATGCTGATGCAGCAGTACTCAGCAAGCCCATCCTAA